From Vicinamibacterales bacterium:
TAGGTCGCCTGCACGCGCCAGGTGTAGGTCGTGTTGGGCGAGAGGCCGGCGGGCGAGTAGTTCACGGTCGAGCCCGCCACCGGGCCGACGGTGGTTTCCGAGACGACGGTCGAACCGCTGCGGACCTGGAAGTGGTACGACAGCGACAGGTCAGTATAGGTACCTTTAGTCGTCGACGCCGTCAGTACAGGAGGATCGCTCTGCACCTGGCCGCCGCCAGTCGGAGCAACTGTGCCGGGCACTCCGGCTTTGAGAAGGAATCCGTCTGCGGTCGTGGCTGTGCCCGATGCGGACGACGATGGCGAGGTGGGGTTTTCCGAATTCTTGCTACAGGCGAGACCGAGGGCGAATACGCCTACGGCGCCGCACAGAAATACCGTTCGGTTCATCAATGGCTACTCCGGACTTGAACGCTGAGATTGGTCGTGAAAGGCGGTCATCGTAACACAAAAGTGCACGAAACTACCCGTGTTCGCGTGCTACCATGGCGCTTCCAACAAGAGGAGACGTGCATTTGAAATCGAAGACGATGCTGAAAACTGGAATGCTGGCCTTGTGCGTGCTCGCGGCGCCTGCTCTTGCACACGCCCAGACGATGCAGTGGACAAATAAAGGATTCATCAGCGTGAATGGCGGCGGACAGTTCGGATCGCACGACCTGACGACGACCTCCACGTTCGATCAATATGGAGAGACCGCGACGATCACGACGGCGCAGAAGGTGAAGAGCGGCGGCCTGTTCGACATCGGCGGGGCGTACCGCGTGTGGGGCAACAACCTGCTGGCCGGCGTCTCGTTCACGCATACGGCCTCGACCGACAGCGTCAACATCACAGGGGCAATTCCGGACCCGCGCTTCTTTGGCTCGCTCCGCAACGTCAGCGCGTCGCAGGGCGGGGTGAAGCATTCTGAAACCGCCGCGCATTTCGACGCGATTTACATGATCCCGCTCGCCAACAAGATCGACCTCGGCGTTTTCGGAGGCCCGTCGATTTTCTGGGTGTCGCAGGACACCGTCGGCAATGTGACGGTCACCGAGCCGACGCCGACGCTCACCGCGACGCTGCAGAACGTCAGCAAGACCGAAGCTGGCATCAACGTAGGCGCCGATCTGCAGTACGTCGTTCACAAGACGTTCGCCGTCGGCGTGCTCGCGCGCTATACCTGGGCCAACGCGACGATCGAGGGAGCCGACAAGAAGCTCACGCTCGGTGGCTTCCAACTGGGTGCCGGCGCCCGCGTCCGCTTCTAGCCGACCGCTCGCTCTGCGAGGGTCATCGCCACCCGAAACGATCGCAGGCCACGCAGGCCAGACAACGACAAAAGGCCGGCTTCCTTCAGGGGGGCCGGCCTTTTCTGCTCTCAAGCGGCGGGCCGGCGCCTCGATCGGCGTCCGGCCGCACGTGTTCAGGCTGCGTTGCCTCGCTCGAGAACCATCGTGATCCGCACGAGACTGTCGCAACCCGGTCTCCCCCGTAGCCCTACTTCTTCGACGGGTCGATCGCCGGCACATAGAGCGATGGATCGACGAATCCGTTGTCGGACCAGCTCGGGCTGTTCGCGCCGCCAGGCCCGACGTCGCCGATCACCTTGTAGATGTGGCCGTCGGGATAACAGATGCGCCCGGCCGAGAAGATGTTCCCCTGCCAGGGGACGATATTCTCGCCGCCCGTCTTGACCAGCAGGCCGGCGCCCCCGGCGCGAAGCGCCCACGCGACGCGCTTGGTCACCTCGAACGCGCCGAATTCGTCGGTCGGCTTCGGCTGCGTCGCCCAGATGCACTCCACCAGCTTCTGGCGGTCGCCGTTGACGAGCGCGTCGCAGCTGGCGGTGCTGCCGCCTCCACTGCCACCGCCACCGCCGCCGCCACCACCACCAGGAGGAGGCGCGGGCGCCGCCGGTGTCACGAACGTTTGCGTCACGCTCCAGCCGCTGGTCGTTTCGCTGTCGGCCGCACGGACCCGCCAGAAGAAGGTCGTGGCATTGGCGAGCGGCGTGCTATTGAACGTCGTCTGGCCGCTGCCTTCGTTGACGACGCCGGCGGCGAGCAGACGCCCAAACGCCTGGTCGCCCGCGACCTGGAACTCGTACGACAGATAGCCGACCGGCCCCACGGTCGCTGCGTTCCCCGCGACGAGTGTCGGAGTGGTGGATGCCGCCGGAGCGTTGTTGATCGGCGACACCGGCGTCGGCGCGTTCACGACCGCGTGCGGGTAGATAGCGAATGCGGAGCTCACGATCGCGCCGCTGTTCGCGCCATCGTCGGCCCACGCCCGCCAGTAGTACGACTGGCCGATGGCCAGCTTGTCGAGGGTGACCGAGGTCTTGTTGCTGGCGCCGGGCGGCACTTTCGATCGCGAGAAGACCTTGGTGTTGAAACCGGCGTCGGTTGCCACCTCGAAGGTGTAGGTCAACGCCCGTTCCCCGTTGGTCGTGGCGTTTTGAATCACCAGTTGGATCGGTTGTTCCGATTCCTTGAACGAGAAGCCCTGCGCCGGCTGGAGCAGGACAGGAGCAGACACGGTCACGCCGGCGATCGGACCGGCAACGGTCGGAGCGGTCGGTGTGGAGCTTTTTGCGGTCTCGCATGCGGCTGCCGCAGCCAGCAGCAGAATGCAGGGAAAGAGGTGGAGCTTTGACCTCATGTTGCAACCTCGGCGAACTTGGAACGGACCGACGACGCGGCGCACGGGCGTGCAAGACCGTGCATGTTGGCCTATCGGCGGATAGGCCAGTGAGCTTTAGGGGAGCTCGGCCACTGGGAAGCGGCCTGCCGAGTTAGGATACCACGGAGCGGCGGAGGTAGGCCACCCCGCCGCTGAGCGAAAACAGCATCATCAGAGCCGCCCCGACGAACGAGACGAGCAGGGCCGATTCGAGGGGCAGTCCCAATCGGGTGAAATAGAACCCGAAGGTGGCTTCACGCACGCCGAACCCGTTGACCGACAACGGGATCATCTGCACCACGAACGAGACCGGCACGATGACGGCGAGTTCGGTGAACCCGATCGGGATATTCATGCTTCGGGCGATTGCCAGATAAAAACCGACGAGGATGCCCTGGACGAGAATGGCACCCCCAAAGCACTCCGCGATGGCGGTTGGGGTTTCCTTGAATTTCGTAAGCGCGAAGGTCAGCTTTTCGAGCCGCGCGTCCACCCATTCCTGGTGGAAGACGCGAAGCGGCTGGAGCAGCCGAGCTACCCGCTCGGGAAACAGCAGCGCTGGCGTGGCGATCATCGCGCCGAGGCCGAACCCCGCCCACAGGATGCCGGGGCCCACCCGTCCGACCACCATGTGGTGCATCAGCGTGGCCCCGATCGCCGCCATCAGTGCCAGTCCGAGCAGGCCGAGGCCTCGGTCGATCAGCACGACCGTCGTCGCCAGCGTCCGCGACCCGATCACTCTCGCAGTGTCGGTGATGCGGATCACGTCGCCGCCGATGTTGCTCGGCAAAAAATTGTTGAAGAACGCCGCAACCAGGAACGACTGCGCGAGGAAGGAGAAGGGCAGATCGACGTGCTGCGCGCGCAGCAGGATCCGCCAGCGCCAGGTGCTGATGAGGACGACGACGAAGTAGAGCGCGAACGCCGAGCAGAGGAGCAGCGGCGACGCCGTACGCGCCACGCTCCACAGACGGGACACGTCGACGCGTGAAAAGAGGAGGTAGAGCAAGCCCAGACTGACGACGGCCTTGATGGCGCTCAGCAGCAGCGATCGAACGCGCGAGTGCCGTGTCGGTTCGGCCGGTACTGTCATCGATGGCTGGGCACGCGGGACTCGCGAGTCTACCACGGATGCTACAATCGCCGGATCACCGCATGCGCATCCTGATGATTGCGCCGGAGCCGTTCTTCGAGCCCCGGGGTACCCCGTTCAGCGAATACCACCGTATTCGCGCGCTGATCCAGCTCGGGCATACCGTCGACCTGGTCACCTATCCGTTCGGGCGCGACGTCAGCCTGGCGGGCCTGCGCGTGTTCCGCAGCGTGCGCCCGCCGTTCGTGAGGGACGTCGGCATCGGACCGTCGTGGAAGAAGCTGCCGCTCGATTTCGCGCTGTTCGTGGCGGCGTGCCGCCGCGCCCTGGACGGGAAGTACGACGCGGTGCACTCGCACGAAGAGGGCAGCTGGTTCGGCGTGGCGCTGGCGGCGGTGTTGCGCGTGCCGCATCTCTACGACATGCATTCGAGCCTGCCGCAGCAGCTGACGAATTTCGCCTACAGCCGCTCGCGCGCGATCAAGGCGGTGTTCAGCGCGCTGGAACGCTTCGTGATCCGCCGCTCACGGGTGGTGATCGTCATCTGCCCGCAGCTCGAGGAGGTCGTCCGCGGCATCGACGCGACCGTGCCCTCGGTGCTGATCGAGAATGCGCCGGGCTCGGGCGACGAGCCGGTCGACGGATCAGGCGCCAGGATCCGCGAGGCCCTCGGGCTCGGGGCGTCGACGCCGGTTGTGCTTTACACGGGAACGTTCGAGGCGTATCAGGGGCTGGATCTGCTGTTCGCGTCGATGCGAACGGTGGTCGCGACGCGGCCGGAGACGCGGCTCGTGCTCGCGGGCGGCCGGCCCGAACAGGTGGCGGCGGCGCGGGCCGAGGCAATCGCCGCGGGGGTCGGCGACGTGGTGATCTTTGTGGGGCAGCGCCCGGCCGAAGAGATTCCCGCCTACCTCGACGCGGCCGACGTGCTGGTGTCGCCGCGGAGTCTCGGCACGAACACGCCGCTGAAGATCTACCAGTATCTCCGCGCGGGGCGTCCCATCGTGGCGACGCGCCTGTTGACTCACACGCAGGTGCTCGACGACGAGGTGGCGCTGCTGACCGAGCCGTCGCCCGAGGCGTTCGGCAGCGGCGTACTCGCGGCGATCGCCGATCCGGAACGCGCCCGCGCCATCGGCGCCCGTGCCCGGCACCTCGCCGAGACCAAGTACAGCTACGAAGCCTATCTCGCGCGCACCCGTGACGCCTGCGCACATCTGGCCAGACACACGCGGGAGCCGAAGGGGAAAGGCAGCAAGCCCTGGGAGGCTCAGGCGTGACGGAAGACGCGGGTGACCAGGGACAAGGCGCCCGGGGACCCGATCACTACAGCTACAGCGTCTACGCCGATCCGGCGATGGCGGAGCGCTTCGAGGCGATGCGCTTCGGCGGCCCGATCGGGCGTCTGGTGGCCGAGACACAGGCGCAGCAGATTCTCGGTGGGATTTCACCGCTGGCGGGCCGGAGCGTGCTCGACGTCGGGACCGGCACCGGGCGCGCCGCGATCCTGCTCGCCAGGGCCGGCGCGGTGGTGACCGCCGTCGACGCGTCAGGCGAGATGCTGGCGGTCGCGGAACGCCGCGCGCGCGACGCGGGCGTGGCCGTGACGTTCGCGGCCGGCGATGCCCATCGACTCGAATTCGCCGACCGCAGCTTCGACGTCGTGGTCTGCCTGCGCGTCCTGATGCACACCCCCGACTGGCGCGCGTCGCTGCGGGAACTCTGCCGCGTCGCGTCCGGCCAGCTGGTGTTCGACTTTCCGTCGCTGTACAGCACCGCCGCGGTCCAGGCTGCCACGCGGCGCGTGACGCGCCGGTTCGACGCGTCGGTGGAGGCCTATCGCGTGTTCGCCCCGTCAGCGGTGGCGCGCGTGCTCGCGCAGGGCGGTTTTCGCGTCGACAGAGTGCACCGGCAGTTCGTGCTGCCGATCGCGCTGCACAAGACGATCAACTCGGCGGCGTTCACCACCGGCGTCGAAACGGCGCTGACGCGCCTCGGGTTGATGCGGCTGTTCGGCTCGCCGATCACCATGATCGCCACTCGCGAGCGGACGTGAAGGTTCTCGTCACGGGCGCGACCGGGTTCACCGGCGGCCACCTCGCGCGTGCGCTGGCGGCGGCCGGCGAAGACGTCACCGCGATGGTCAGGGACGTGTCGCGCGCCGGCGATCTGCAGCGTGAGCAGATCAAGTTGATCGCCGGGGATCTGGCGTCTCCGAGGACGTTGGCGCCCGCGCTTGCCGGCGGCTACGACCTGGTCTACAACATCGCCGCTCTCTATCGCCAGGCCGGGCTGCCCGACGCCGTCTACGAGCAGGTCAACGCGGTGGCGGTGGGGGAGTTGATCGAGGCAGCAGCCGCTGCCGGTGTTCGCAGGGTCGTTCACTGCAGCACTGTCGGCGTGCACGGCGATGTCGAGCATCCGCCGGCGGACGAGGACGCACCACTCCGGCCCGGCGACGTCTATCAGGTGTCGAAGGTGCACGGCGAGACGCTGGCGCGCGAGGCCGCGGCGCGCACAGGAACCGAGGTCGTGATCGCCCGTCCCAGCGGCATCTACGGTCCCGGCGATCGCCGTCTGCTGAAACTGTTCCGCGGCGTGGCGCGCGGCCGGTTCGTGGTGCTCGGCAGCGGCCGCATCTTCTATCACCTCACCTACATCGACGACCTGGTGGAAGGCCTGCGGCTCTGTGGCGAGCACCCGCGCGCCGCCGGCCGGACCTACATTCTCGCAGGCGGCGAGGTGCCGACACTCAACGAACTCGTCGAGATGATTGCCGAGCAGGCGGGCGTCAAGCCGCCGCGCCTGCACCCGCCGGTGTGGCCGGTCTGGCTCGCCGGGGCCGCCTGTGAGGCGCTCTGTGCGCCGCTCGGGATCGAGCCGCCCCTCTATCGGCGTCGGGTCGATTTTTTTACCAAGAGTCGCGCGTTCGACATCAGCCGGGCGCGCGCCGAACTCGGGTTCGCCCCGTCGATCGGTTTGCGCGAGGGCATCCGACGCACCCTCGCCGGGTACCAGCAGAAGGGATGGATCTGAAGCGCGGGCGTCAGGGGCACTGATACACCCGCGGCACGAGCATCCGTCCGCCGGCGCATGGCGTCCGCGAGATCCTGACGGCTTCGGCCGCGTGGTGCTCGACCAGCACGTTGTAGGTCCGGATCCGGACGAAGTCGCTCGACGCCAGGATGATCCGCTCGTCAGTGAGGAACGTGATGTAGTACGCGATCCAGTAGTCGGCGGTGCCGTAGCGCACCCCCTCCTGCTCGAGCATGCGCATGACCTCGCGTTTGGCGCCAACCGGCGGGTGGGTGAGGTACTCGTGCCACAACCGCGCGTGCGAGACGCAGGCGAGCAGCGTCCAGCAGGCAACCGCCGCCAGCCACGGCCGGGTCCATCGTGGAGAAGGCGAGAGGCTGAAAAACCATGCCGCCACACCGGCCGCGCCGAGCAGCGAGAGCAACTCGTACCGCATCGTGTAGAAGCTGAGTGATCCGCAGCGGCCCGCCACGTAGCCGGCAACGGAAAAGCATCCGACCAGGGTGAGGTAGCCGGGGATCGAGGTCAACGCCCGCCGGGCTGCCGGCCAGCCGGCCCGGGCGATCGCCACGCCCGCGATCAGCATCGCGGCCAGCGGCAGCAGCGAAGCCCACGCCAGCCCCTGAGACACGCCGCTCTCGATCGAGAAGTCGCTGAGCGGATACGGAGCGGTGCCGAAGAGTTGCGGCCAGTGCTCGGTGAGCAGCAGACGTCCGCCCTGCAGGAGTGTCGACGGAGCAATACACGTCCGGGCCACTAACTCCATCAGGTTGTTCGGGGCCGTGCCGAGGTCGGCGATCGTCGTGCCGGGACCGGCGGCCGACGACACGCGCTGCAGCTGCTGCACGATCACCCAGACGATCCCCGCGGTCGATACCATGAGCGCGACTCGTGCCAGCCCCTGGCGCGTGAAGAGCGTCCGTTCGACCGCCCAGACGACGCAGAGGGCACCCGCCGCGTAGACGGTGAACTCGCGGTGCAGGAACCCCACGCCCAGGATGGCGCCGCACAGGATCGGGTTGGTGCGGCACATCCACATCAGCAACGTGTAGAGAAACGGCTCGAGGTTGCCGCCGCTCGGCTCGAGCAGGTGCGCGGCGGTACCTGGTGCCGGAAGCACGAACGGCGCCGCCGCCACCGCCGCCGTCAGCGGCCGCAACTGCCCTTCGCGCTCGAACAGGCGCAGCAGCAGCACCGCCACCGTCACGTTGATGATGAG
This genomic window contains:
- a CDS encoding outer membrane beta-barrel protein — encoded protein: MLKTGMLALCVLAAPALAHAQTMQWTNKGFISVNGGGQFGSHDLTTTSTFDQYGETATITTAQKVKSGGLFDIGGAYRVWGNNLLAGVSFTHTASTDSVNITGAIPDPRFFGSLRNVSASQGGVKHSETAAHFDAIYMIPLANKIDLGVFGGPSIFWVSQDTVGNVTVTEPTPTLTATLQNVSKTEAGINVGADLQYVVHKTFAVGVLARYTWANATIEGADKKLTLGGFQLGAGARVRF
- a CDS encoding glycosyltransferase family 4 protein, with protein sequence MRILMIAPEPFFEPRGTPFSEYHRIRALIQLGHTVDLVTYPFGRDVSLAGLRVFRSVRPPFVRDVGIGPSWKKLPLDFALFVAACRRALDGKYDAVHSHEEGSWFGVALAAVLRVPHLYDMHSSLPQQLTNFAYSRSRAIKAVFSALERFVIRRSRVVIVICPQLEEVVRGIDATVPSVLIENAPGSGDEPVDGSGARIREALGLGASTPVVLYTGTFEAYQGLDLLFASMRTVVATRPETRLVLAGGRPEQVAAARAEAIAAGVGDVVIFVGQRPAEEIPAYLDAADVLVSPRSLGTNTPLKIYQYLRAGRPIVATRLLTHTQVLDDEVALLTEPSPEAFGSGVLAAIADPERARAIGARARHLAETKYSYEAYLARTRDACAHLARHTREPKGKGSKPWEAQA
- a CDS encoding lysylphosphatidylglycerol synthase transmembrane domain-containing protein is translated as MTVPAEPTRHSRVRSLLLSAIKAVVSLGLLYLLFSRVDVSRLWSVARTASPLLLCSAFALYFVVVLISTWRWRILLRAQHVDLPFSFLAQSFLVAAFFNNFLPSNIGGDVIRITDTARVIGSRTLATTVVLIDRGLGLLGLALMAAIGATLMHHMVVGRVGPGILWAGFGLGAMIATPALLFPERVARLLQPLRVFHQEWVDARLEKLTFALTKFKETPTAIAECFGGAILVQGILVGFYLAIARSMNIPIGFTELAVIVPVSFVVQMIPLSVNGFGVREATFGFYFTRLGLPLESALLVSFVGAALMMLFSLSGGVAYLRRSVVS
- a CDS encoding class I SAM-dependent methyltransferase; amino-acid sequence: MTEDAGDQGQGARGPDHYSYSVYADPAMAERFEAMRFGGPIGRLVAETQAQQILGGISPLAGRSVLDVGTGTGRAAILLARAGAVVTAVDASGEMLAVAERRARDAGVAVTFAAGDAHRLEFADRSFDVVVCLRVLMHTPDWRASLRELCRVASGQLVFDFPSLYSTAAVQAATRRVTRRFDASVEAYRVFAPSAVARVLAQGGFRVDRVHRQFVLPIALHKTINSAAFTTGVETALTRLGLMRLFGSPITMIATRERT
- a CDS encoding NAD-dependent epimerase/dehydratase family protein, whose amino-acid sequence is MKVLVTGATGFTGGHLARALAAAGEDVTAMVRDVSRAGDLQREQIKLIAGDLASPRTLAPALAGGYDLVYNIAALYRQAGLPDAVYEQVNAVAVGELIEAAAAAGVRRVVHCSTVGVHGDVEHPPADEDAPLRPGDVYQVSKVHGETLAREAAARTGTEVVIARPSGIYGPGDRRLLKLFRGVARGRFVVLGSGRIFYHLTYIDDLVEGLRLCGEHPRAAGRTYILAGGEVPTLNELVEMIAEQAGVKPPRLHPPVWPVWLAGAACEALCAPLGIEPPLYRRRVDFFTKSRAFDISRARAELGFAPSIGLREGIRRTLAGYQQKGWI